A genomic window from Octopus sinensis unplaced genomic scaffold, ASM634580v1 Contig13674, whole genome shotgun sequence includes:
- the LOC115229817 gene encoding single-minded homolog 2-like, with protein sequence MEHENTAKIRRRKENQAFVQIAEKIPISDSITKNLDKASLLRLLSAFVELKQIFKGYSAIHSTDVHQIDQPRQNTGICQEIVGTNFNSYILYKDSEEFKRCLKNCQIPLSYTGLYTRQQVIFRIKTTLPKRIAGLTFENCKYRYEWHMNDILEMRQPRTVMTNLFSCQAQRKPDSECGPYWLGN encoded by the exons ATGGAGCATGAAAATACGGCAAAAATACGAAGGCGGAAGGAAAATCAGGCTTTTGTTCAAATTGCAGAAAAAATTCCCATTTCTGATTCAATTACTAAAAATCTCGACAAAGCATCTTTACTAAGACTTCTCTCAGCCTTTGTTGagttgaagcaaatattcaaagGATATTCAGCCATTCACTCGACAGATGTTCATCAAATTGATCAGCCACGTCAAAATACTGGAATTTGC CAAGAGATTGTCGGAACTAATTTTAATTCTTACATTTTATACAAAGATTCTGAAGAATTCAAAAGAtgtttaaaaaattgtcaaatcCCTTTGAGCTACACTGGATTATATACAAGACAGCAAGTAATTTTCCGAATCAAGACAACTCTTCCTAAAAGAATTGCTGGACTTACATTTGAGAACTGCAAG TATCG ATATGAATGGCATATGAACGATATACTAGAAATGAGACAACCTCGTACTGTGATGACTAATCTTTTTTCATGTCAGGCCCAGAGAAAACCTGATAGTGAATGTGGACCTTATTGGCTTGGAAATTAA
- the LOC115229816 gene encoding serine/arginine repetitive matrix protein 2-like yields MFRNGGFDAKERVLTLVLTNSYSEEECNRMVSEFRRKLLDNLDETVEIELDEFGRPRSESDNLQFSTKGSHQLAVATNKRNEMLRDAFGLDESYDRISSLSRIPFKKKGEIESAKVDVNPPQAIISNEELERQKLKELKKSKKLEKKALKLEKKEKRKAEKEKARKSKFGLKKYF; encoded by the coding sequence ATGTTCCGAAATGGAGGATTTGATGCAAAAGAAAGGGTACTCACTCTCGTCCTCACAAACAGTTATTCCGAAGAAGAGTGCAATCGAATGGTCTCTGAATTCCGTAGGAAACTTCTCGACAACCTTGATGAGACGGTCGAAATAGAATTGGACGAGTTTGGACGTCCAAGGTCAGAATCTGATAATTTACAATTTAGTACTAAAGGGAGTCACCAGTTGGCTGTAGCCACCAACAAGAGGAATGAAATGCTCAGAGACGCATTCGGACTTGACGAGTCATATGATCGAATATCTTCTTTGTCGAGAATTCCTTTCAAGAAGAAGGGAGAGATCGAGTCTGCGAAGGTCGATGTCAATCCCCCTCAGGCGATTATTTCGAATGAGGAATTGGAGCGGCAAAAACTTAAAGAGCTTAAAAAGTCTAAGAAACTGGAGAAAAAGGCACTGAAattggaaaagaaggaaaaacggaAGGCGGAGAAGGAAAAAGCGAGAAAGTCCAAGTTTggactaaaaaaatatttttag